The following are encoded in a window of Gramella sp. MT6 genomic DNA:
- a CDS encoding creatininase family protein, producing the protein MRPYILSESNWKSIKEEKTEVAVLTWGATEAHNYHLPYGTDNYQIEAIAAEAGKLAWNKGVKLKVLPNIPFGVNTGQADITLDMNLNPSTQLAILSDIIEVLNRQNIYKLILLNGHGGNNFKPILRELGLKYPKMLLIATNFFDVVDKSQFFEEKGDHADEMETSLMLHLKRELVLDLKEAGDGKERKSRITGIREGWAWSERQWSMVTADTGIGDPRKATSEKGERFITAVTQKLANLIEEVSEVEIGNRYE; encoded by the coding sequence ATGAGACCATATATCTTATCAGAAAGCAACTGGAAATCTATTAAGGAGGAAAAAACCGAGGTAGCGGTACTTACCTGGGGTGCTACCGAAGCTCATAATTACCATTTGCCTTATGGAACAGATAATTATCAAATTGAAGCGATCGCGGCGGAAGCCGGGAAATTAGCCTGGAATAAAGGCGTGAAGCTTAAAGTTCTACCAAATATTCCTTTTGGGGTTAATACAGGGCAGGCAGATATCACACTGGATATGAATTTGAACCCGAGTACCCAACTTGCCATTCTTTCAGATATTATTGAAGTTTTGAATCGTCAGAATATTTATAAACTGATTTTACTGAATGGCCACGGAGGAAACAATTTCAAACCAATATTGCGTGAATTAGGACTGAAATATCCAAAAATGCTATTGATCGCTACCAATTTTTTCGATGTGGTAGATAAATCCCAATTCTTCGAAGAAAAAGGAGATCATGCAGATGAAATGGAAACCAGCCTGATGCTTCATCTTAAACGTGAACTTGTTTTAGATCTGAAAGAAGCAGGGGATGGGAAAGAAAGAAAATCCAGGATCACCGGAATTCGTGAAGGCTGGGCCTGGTCTGAGAGGCAATGGTCTATGGTAACTGCAGATACCGGTATTGGGGATCCTCGCAAAGCAACCAGTGAAAAAGGAGAAAGATTCATTACTGCGGTCACTCAGAAGCTGGCCAATCTTATTGAAGAGGTTTCAGAAGTTGAAATTGGTAATAGATACGAATAG